DNA sequence from the Anaerosporomusa subterranea genome:
TATAAGGGAGCGGTATATACTGAACTGATGGACGCTGTTGTGCGGGCTGGGGATAAAGCTCCATTAGCTCGTATACTTCGAGCGGCATTTCATTGCAAATGGTTGGCAGTCCCATCTCGCGCAGTTTTTCACAGGTAATCGGATAATCGTGAGTCCAGCGGCCTTCCGATAGGGTGCGAGCCAACGCATCTGCTTTTTCTTCAGACAGTTTGTCAAGAAGCAGGGATTTAACAAATTCTTGAACCTGACGGAGAGCCTTTTCAGCCATGTCGGCCAGAATCAGGGTGTTATCATCAACTCGGTTGATTGATTTCTGCTGCACTGCCTTGAGAATAGATGCTGCGGGGTATTGTCCGAGTTGGGGATCAACCGGCCCAAGCACTGCGTTCGGGTCGAGTACGATTTCGTCTGCGGCCAGAGCGATCATGGTGCCACCAGACATCGCATAATGCGGTACAAATACAGTAATTTTAGCCGGATGTTGCTGCAGGGCTCTGGCTATCTGTTCTGAGGCAAGGACTAAGCCACCCGGAGTGTGTAAAATCAAATCGAGCGGCATGTCATCCGGGGTTAAGCGAATCGCGCGTAATATGTGCTCAGAATCTTCCACATTAATATAGCGGCTTAGCGGAATACCAAGCAGGCTGATTGCCTCCTGGCGGTGGATAAGGCTGATTACACGTGATTGTCGCTGCTGCTCAATCTTTCGCAAGAGAGACAATCGTCTGGTCGCGATGCTCCGCTGCTG
Encoded proteins:
- a CDS encoding SDH family Clp fold serine proteinase; its protein translation is MNISITDILWIVFLLFTVTPMLQQRSIATRRLSLLRKIEQQRQSRVISLIHRQEAISLLGIPLSRYINVEDSEHILRAIRLTPDDMPLDLILHTPGGLVLASEQIARALQQHPAKITVFVPHYAMSGGTMIALAADEIVLDPNAVLGPVDPQLGQYPAASILKAVQQKSINRVDDNTLILADMAEKALRQVQEFVKSLLLDKLSEEKADALARTLSEGRWTHDYPITCEKLREMGLPTICNEMPLEVYELMELYPQPAQQRPSVQYIPLPYSKRTP